A genomic segment from Mobula birostris isolate sMobBir1 chromosome 31, sMobBir1.hap1, whole genome shotgun sequence encodes:
- the LOC140190790 gene encoding phospholipase A2, minor isoenzyme-like translates to MLGVFVLLLLSAGAGSTSIESRNLYQFNKMIKCTNPGVIPRLRFNNYGCYCGYGGSGTPVDDLDRCCQTHDNCYGDAEEKEKCTFLYSPKIIYYKYSCSSGKIECDSGNGHCAKFVCECDRNAAICFSKAKYNPENKGISQSRCK, encoded by the exons ATGTTGGGCGTGTTTGTCCTGCTTCTGCTCTCAG CTGGTGCTGGGAGCACTTCCATTGAGTCCAGGAATCTTTATCAGTTCAATAAAATGATTAAATGTACCAACCCAGGCGTCATCCCACGACTAAGATTCAATAACTACGGCTGTTACTGTGGATATGGTGGATCTGGGACACCAGTGGATGACCTTGACCG GTGCTGCCAGACCCATGACAACTGTTATGGTGATGCTGAGGAAAAAGAGAAGTGCACATTTCTCTATTCACCCAAAATAATATATTACAAGTACAGCTGCTCAAGCGGGAAAATCGAATGTGATA GTGGTAATGGTCACTGCGCGAAGTTTGTCTGTGAATGTGATCGAAATGCGGCCATCTGCTTCTCGAAAGcaaaatacaaccctgagaataaAGGCATCAGTCAATCTCGCTGCAAATAG